Proteins co-encoded in one Natronorubrum daqingense genomic window:
- a CDS encoding DUF7576 family protein has protein sequence MADSTDEDSLECLACRDPITSAVDQRVVPALEDGEAVYRHFCSETCLEEWMA, from the coding sequence ATGGCTGATTCGACGGACGAGGATTCACTCGAGTGTCTGGCGTGTCGCGATCCGATTACATCGGCTGTCGACCAACGGGTCGTCCCCGCGCTCGAGGACGGTGAGGCGGTGTATCGACACTTTTGTAGCGAGACGTGCCTCGAGGAGTGGATGGCGTAG
- a CDS encoding acetamidase/formamidase family protein has protein sequence MSQQEVQQELAVDQYTLGLVGPDQEWAGTVADGGTIRTYTPPGCWGPMITPDFRGGHEVTRPIRVEGASVGDAVALHIRDVEVTSMATSTGSMAEREEAFGDDPFVDHRCPECGTTWPESVVEGTGEEAIKCAECGANASSFGFEYGYTVAFDDDHTVGITLDEDGAHELATDAAEVMDIPENSRQHPILLYEPGEMPGTLGRLRPFIGNVGTTPPVTIPDSHNAGDFGQFLVGADHDYGIETAADLEDRTDGHMDVPQVRAGATLICPVAVDGAGVYVGDLHANQGDGELSLHTTDVSGTVTMDVEVIEGLELDGPVLLPNEEDLPFISKPYSDDEREAGRTLAEQHGVELEDDVGPIQVIGSGATVNDATQNAFDRATDLLEMSEGEVRSRCTFTGGVQIGRLPGVVQLDLLAPMDVLEDRGIVHLVREQYGL, from the coding sequence ATGTCACAGCAAGAAGTGCAACAGGAACTCGCGGTCGATCAGTACACGCTGGGACTCGTCGGTCCGGACCAGGAGTGGGCGGGGACCGTCGCGGACGGCGGAACGATCAGAACGTACACGCCGCCGGGGTGTTGGGGACCGATGATCACGCCCGACTTCCGCGGCGGCCACGAGGTGACACGGCCGATCCGGGTCGAAGGCGCGAGCGTCGGCGACGCCGTCGCGTTGCATATCCGCGACGTCGAGGTGACGAGCATGGCGACCAGCACGGGCTCGATGGCCGAACGCGAGGAGGCCTTCGGCGACGACCCGTTCGTCGACCACCGCTGTCCCGAGTGTGGAACGACGTGGCCTGAGTCGGTCGTCGAGGGAACCGGCGAGGAGGCCATCAAGTGCGCCGAGTGTGGCGCGAACGCCTCTTCATTCGGCTTCGAGTACGGCTACACCGTCGCGTTCGACGACGACCACACGGTCGGCATCACGCTCGACGAAGACGGCGCACACGAACTCGCCACAGACGCCGCGGAAGTGATGGATATCCCCGAAAACTCCCGACAGCATCCGATCCTGCTGTACGAACCCGGCGAGATGCCCGGCACGCTCGGTCGGCTTCGACCGTTCATCGGCAACGTCGGAACGACGCCGCCGGTCACGATTCCCGACTCGCACAACGCGGGTGACTTCGGCCAGTTCCTCGTCGGTGCCGACCACGACTACGGGATCGAAACTGCAGCCGACCTCGAGGATCGGACCGACGGCCACATGGACGTGCCACAGGTCCGTGCGGGTGCGACGCTCATCTGTCCCGTCGCGGTCGACGGCGCGGGCGTCTACGTCGGCGACCTCCACGCGAATCAGGGCGACGGCGAACTCTCCTTGCACACGACCGACGTGAGCGGTACCGTCACGATGGACGTCGAAGTCATCGAGGGTCTCGAGCTCGACGGCCCCGTCCTCCTCCCTAACGAAGAGGACCTCCCGTTCATCAGCAAACCGTACAGCGACGACGAGCGCGAGGCCGGCCGAACCCTCGCCGAGCAACACGGCGTCGAACTCGAGGACGACGTGGGCCCAATCCAGGTGATCGGCTCTGGCGCGACGGTCAACGACGCGACCCAGAACGCGTTCGACCGGGCGACCGACCTCCTCGAGATGAGCGAGGGCGAGGTCCGCTCGCGGTGTACGTTCACCGGCGGCGTCCAGATCGGACGGCTGCCGGGCGTCGTGCAACTCGACCTCCTCGCACCGATGGACGTGCTCGAGGACCGGGGAATCGTACACCTCGTCCGCGAACAGTACGGACTGTAG